In Nicotiana tabacum cultivar K326 chromosome 2, ASM71507v2, whole genome shotgun sequence, the following proteins share a genomic window:
- the LOC107797439 gene encoding putative serine/threonine-protein kinase isoform X2 produces the protein MHFTVYSYNELKAATHGFRASNKIGEGGFGSVYKGKLQDGIFVAVKVLSVELESMRGEREFVSEIAALSDIKHENLVNLRGCCVDGAKRLLVYDYMENNSLSQTFLGGEQNRSKFTWTLRKEISIGIAKGLSYLHEEVSPHVVHRDIKASNILLDEDFTPKIADFGLARLFSENTSHISTRVAGTLGYLSPEYAVSGHLTRKSDVYSFGVVLLEIASGSPVVAFDITRGEHFLVNKAWEMYNSDQLLELVDPVLDREISSDEAVRFLKVGLLCVQENASLRPKMSMVIKMLSSNGATIVDEMKITQPGIVADLMDVKIGRKHSSQSFFSKASTSMSPGSPFQTGRRK, from the exons ATG CATTTTACAGTGTACTCTTACAATGAATTGAAAGCTGCAACTCATGGATTTAGAGCTTCAAATAAAATTGGAGAGGGTGGTTTTGGTTCTGTTTACAAG GGTAAGCTTCAAGATGGAATTTTTGTGGCTGTAAAAGTTCTATCAGTTGAATTGGAATCAATGCGAGGTGAAAGGGAATTTGTATCAGAAATAGCTGCATTGTCTGATATTAAACATGAAAACCTTGTCAACCTCAGAGGATGTTGTGTTGATGGAGCAAAGAGACTTTTAGTCTATGATTACATGGAAAATAACAGTCTTTCCCAAACATTCTTAG GTGGGGAGCAAAACAGAAGTAAATTTACATGGACACTAAGGAAAGAAATTTCAATAGGAATAGCAAAAGGACTTTCATATCTACACGAAGAAGTGAGTCCACATGTTGTACATAGGGATATTAAAGCCAGCAACATACTACTTGATGAGGATTTTACACCAaaaattgcagattttggttTGGCTAGGCTATTTTCAGAGAACACGTCACACATTAGTACCCGAGTTGCTGGAACCTT AGGCTATCTTTCTCCAGAATACGCCGTCAGTGGACATTTAACACGCAAATCAGATGTTTATAGCTTTGGAGTTGTGTTACTAGAAATAGCCAGCGGTTCTCCTGTAGTTGCATTTGACATTACTAGAGGAGAGCATTTCCTAGTTAACAAG GCATGGGAAATGTACAATTCTGACCAACTATTAGAGCTAGTGGACCCTGTTTTGGATAGAGAAATTTCGAGCGATGAAGCTGTCCGATTCTTGAAAGTTGGCCTACTCTGCGTGCAAGAGAACGCCAGCCTCCGCCCCAAAATGTCAATGGTCATCAAGATGTTGAGCAGCAATGGCGCGACAATAGTAGATGAAATGAAGATTACTCAGCCTGGGATTGTTGCTGATTTAATGGATGTTAAGATAGGCAGAAAACATTCTTCTCAAAGCTTTTTTTCTAAAGCTTCCACAAGTATGAGCCCAGGAAGCCCATTTCAAACAGGAAGAAGGAAGTAG
- the LOC107797439 gene encoding putative serine/threonine-protein kinase isoform X1, which translates to MKFSFPFLKCFSSSSATLEGSQIPYGGQISQHFTVYSYNELKAATHGFRASNKIGEGGFGSVYKGKLQDGIFVAVKVLSVELESMRGEREFVSEIAALSDIKHENLVNLRGCCVDGAKRLLVYDYMENNSLSQTFLGGEQNRSKFTWTLRKEISIGIAKGLSYLHEEVSPHVVHRDIKASNILLDEDFTPKIADFGLARLFSENTSHISTRVAGTLGYLSPEYAVSGHLTRKSDVYSFGVVLLEIASGSPVVAFDITRGEHFLVNKAWEMYNSDQLLELVDPVLDREISSDEAVRFLKVGLLCVQENASLRPKMSMVIKMLSSNGATIVDEMKITQPGIVADLMDVKIGRKHSSQSFFSKASTSMSPGSPFQTGRRK; encoded by the exons ATGAAGTTTTCTTTTCCATTTCTCAAGTGTTTTAGCTCATCATCAGCTACTTTAGAGGGCAGCCAAATCCCATATG GTGGACAAATTTCCCAGCATTTTACAGTGTACTCTTACAATGAATTGAAAGCTGCAACTCATGGATTTAGAGCTTCAAATAAAATTGGAGAGGGTGGTTTTGGTTCTGTTTACAAG GGTAAGCTTCAAGATGGAATTTTTGTGGCTGTAAAAGTTCTATCAGTTGAATTGGAATCAATGCGAGGTGAAAGGGAATTTGTATCAGAAATAGCTGCATTGTCTGATATTAAACATGAAAACCTTGTCAACCTCAGAGGATGTTGTGTTGATGGAGCAAAGAGACTTTTAGTCTATGATTACATGGAAAATAACAGTCTTTCCCAAACATTCTTAG GTGGGGAGCAAAACAGAAGTAAATTTACATGGACACTAAGGAAAGAAATTTCAATAGGAATAGCAAAAGGACTTTCATATCTACACGAAGAAGTGAGTCCACATGTTGTACATAGGGATATTAAAGCCAGCAACATACTACTTGATGAGGATTTTACACCAaaaattgcagattttggttTGGCTAGGCTATTTTCAGAGAACACGTCACACATTAGTACCCGAGTTGCTGGAACCTT AGGCTATCTTTCTCCAGAATACGCCGTCAGTGGACATTTAACACGCAAATCAGATGTTTATAGCTTTGGAGTTGTGTTACTAGAAATAGCCAGCGGTTCTCCTGTAGTTGCATTTGACATTACTAGAGGAGAGCATTTCCTAGTTAACAAG GCATGGGAAATGTACAATTCTGACCAACTATTAGAGCTAGTGGACCCTGTTTTGGATAGAGAAATTTCGAGCGATGAAGCTGTCCGATTCTTGAAAGTTGGCCTACTCTGCGTGCAAGAGAACGCCAGCCTCCGCCCCAAAATGTCAATGGTCATCAAGATGTTGAGCAGCAATGGCGCGACAATAGTAGATGAAATGAAGATTACTCAGCCTGGGATTGTTGCTGATTTAATGGATGTTAAGATAGGCAGAAAACATTCTTCTCAAAGCTTTTTTTCTAAAGCTTCCACAAGTATGAGCCCAGGAAGCCCATTTCAAACAGGAAGAAGGAAGTAG